The sequence CAACTTCAACATCTCTGTGGCAATAACAGATGAATTTATGAGAAGATACTTTGATGATGAGGAATACGAGCTTGTAAACCCAAGAGATGGAAAGGTATGGAAAAAACTCAGAGCAAAATACATTTTTGATATGATTGCAGAACATGCCTGGAAGACAGGAGACCCAGGAGTAATTTTTATAGATACCATAAATAAATACAATCCCACACCAAATGTTGGAGAGATAGAATCCACAAATCCCTGTGTTGTTGGAGATACCCTTGTAGCTACAGATGAGGGACTTGTTGAAGCAAGAGAACTTAAGAAAGGCATGAGAGTATGGAATGGAAAGGGATGGAATAAGATAAAGGAAGTTATAAATAATGGAATTAAAAAGATATATAAAATTACTCTGAAATCTGGATTGGAGATTAGAGTAACTCCAGAACACAAACTTATGACAGAGAATGGATGGAGAGAGGTAAGGGATTTAAAAATCCATGATAAAGTTTTTATCCCTCTGAACTACCCAGAGATAGAAACTAATAAACCGAAGGATACAGAATTCTTTGAACTCATTGGATACTTTATTGGAGATGGATCTTTAAGCAATTCAAACCATGTATCTTTACACGTAGGAAGCGACTTAGAACTTGTCAACCATTTTTCTCCAATACTTGAAAGATTCTCTGGTTCCTCTTACATTGTTGAGAGGGAAAACCAGTTTATAGTGGATACTCATGTAAAACAATTTGCAGAAAAAATTAGAGGAATCTTTGGAATAGAAACCTCTAAGAGTGAGGAGAAAGAAATTCCTAAAAAATTCCTTAGAGGGGATACAGAATCTATAAAGGCACTTCTTAGAGGAATATTCTCCTCTGATGGAACAGTCTATGAATCAAAGGGAACAATTACAGTTGCTCTTTCCTCATCTTCAAAGAAACTCCTCAGGCAGGTTCAAATTCTTCTCCTCTATCTTGGCATCCCATCCACATTGACGAAGGAAAAGAAGGGAGAAATAAAAACCATAAAAGGGAAAACCTATAAAACAAACTCTACTTATAGAGTATTAATCTCTGGGGAGAGGGCTAACCTATTCTTTGAAAAAATAGGATTTATTGGAGAAAAGAAAGAGAAGTTTATGAAACTTTCGGCAAACAAAAATACATATTCAACACTAAAAAGGTATGAGTATCAAGAGATTATAAGCATAGAGGAGGATGGGGAGGAAGAAGTTTTTGATATAACTGCACCACCAGAGTACACATGGATAACCAATGGAATATTAAGTATGGACTGTGGTGAACAACCACTTCTTCCTTATGAATCGTGTAATCTTGGCTCCATTGATGTATCCAAGTTTGCGGTGGATGGAAAGATTGACTATGAATCATTGGGGAAAGTTGTAAGAACTGCAGTTCACTTTCTTGATAATGTTATTGATGTAAATAAATTTCCACTCCCTGAAATTGAAAGAGAGACAAAAGGTAATAGAAAGATAGGTTTGGGAGTAATGGGATTTCATGATCTGCTTATAAAACTTAGGATTCCTTACAATTCAGAAGAGGCACTTAAAGTTGCAGAGGATGTGATGAGTTTTATAAACAAGGAAGGGTGGAAGAAATCAGAGGAACTTGCAGAGGAGAGGGGAGTTTTTCCAAACTGGAAGGGAAGTGCATTTGAAAAGGAGGGAAGGAGAGTAAGAAATGCAACAGTAACCACCATTGCTCCGACTGGATCTATAAGTATAATTGCTGGATGCTCCTCTGGAATTGAACCTTTATTTGCATTAGCCTTTAAGAGAAAGGTTGCCATTGGAGAGTGGAACGAAATTCATCCCATATTTGAGAGAGAACTCAAAGAGAGAGGGATATACTCAGAGGAACTTATGGAGAAGGTCATTGAAGAGGGAAGCATTCAGAATATAGATGAGATTCCAGAAGATATGAAAAAAATATATGTTACTGCTCATGATATACACTGGGAATGGCATGTAAAGATGCAGGCAGCCTTTCAAAAATATACAGATAACGCTGTTTCAAAAACTGTGAATCTTCCCCATGATGCCAAAGTTGAAGATATCAAAAATATATACCTTACAGGATACAAACTTGGTTTAAAGGGAATAACAGTTTATAGAGACAGATCCAAAGAGACTCAGGTCCTTATAACAGGGAAGGAAGAGGAAAAAGGAGAAAAGTTGAAACCAAGACCAAGACCAAAGATTACCTTTGGTGCCACAATAAAGATGAAGACTGGATGTGGGAATCTATATGTAACAATAAATGAAGATGAGAATGGAATATGTGAGGTCTTCTCCACCCTTGGGAAAGCTGGTGGATGTGCAGCATCCCAAACAGAGGCAATTTCAAGACTAATATCCCTTGCCTTAAGATCAGGAATTGACCCAGATTCCATAGTTGACCAATTAAAGGGAATTAGATGTCCGAATCCAATATGGCAGGATGGAGATAAAATTTTATCGTGTGCAGATGCCATTGCAAAAGCAATAGAGAAGTATCTCTCCATGAGGAAGGAGGAGAAGAAGAAAATAGTTGTTGAGGAGAAGATGGAAGAGGAAAGTGAAGAGGAACCTAAGATAAATCCTGATATTCCCCTTTGTCCTGAATGTGGAACTCCAATGATAAATGTTGAGGGATGCTTCACCTGTCCAAAGTGTGGATACTCAAAGTGTGACTGATGAAAGAGAAAGTTGACTTAACGATAATCAATGCATCGGAGATTATAACCTGTAAAGGTAATGTTCCAAAAAAGGGAGAGGAGCTTAAAAATCTATCCATTATAAAAAATGGTGGAATTGCAATAGACAAGGGAAGAATATTAGATATTGGTGAGAGTGAGAGAATAAGGGATTTATATTTGGGAGAAAAGGAAATAGATCTTTCCTATGAAAGTATTGTCTTACCTTCCTTTGTTGAATCTCATACACACCTTGTATTTGGTGGGACAAGAGAGGAAGAGTTCCTTATGAGACTATCTGGTGCAAGTTATCTTGAAATTCAAAAAAGAGGAGGGGGAATATACTCCACAGTGAGAGCAACAAAATCCCTTGAAGAGGATAAACTAATAGAAAGAGCGCTCTCCTTCATAGAAAAGGGAGAAAAATATGGCATTTCAACATTTGAAATAAAAAGTGGTTATGGTCTCTACATTGAGGATGAAATAAGGATATTAAAGATTATAAAAGAGATTAAGAAAAGAAATAAAGATATCATTTCCACATTTAATCTCCACATTTCTACTTCACCTTCCACCAGAGGGAGTTAAAAGAAGCACTTATTTTAAGAAAGTTATTGAGAATTTAAAGTTAATAAAGGATGAGGAACTTTCAGACTTTGTTGACATATTTGTTGAGAAGGATGCCTTTTCAAAGGAAGAGGCATATATTTTTCTATCTGAAGCAAAGAAACTTGGATTTAAAACCTCTATGCATGTAGATCAATTCAACAATATTGGTGGAATTGATGTGGCTATAGATTTGAATCTAAACTCTGTATCTCATCTTGATAAAACAGATAAAGAATCTCTTAAAGAACTATCTAAAAAAGATACAGTGGGAATTATATTTCCAACAGAGAGAATGTTCCTTTTAAAGGATGGGAAGCTTGGAAGAAGAGTTGCTGATAGTGGTGTCCCTCTGGCAATATCAACAGACTTCAATCCGGGAACATCACCTACAATAAACTTTTATCTCGCTCTGTCCCTTTCTGTTATAAGGGAGGGCCTTTCCATAGAAGAGGCAATAAATGCATCTACCATAAATCCTGCCTTCGCTCTATCCATCCATGAAGATAGGGGAAGTATAGAAAAGGGAAAGTTAGCCAATCTTCAGATTCTCTCTCTTAAAACATACAAACTCATACCTTACTTCTTTGGAATGAATTATTTTTCTCTCTTAAAACATACAAACTCATACCTTACTTCTTTGGAATGAATTATTTAAAATATCTTATAAAGGATGGAGAGGTAAAACATGCATTTTGATAGAGAAAAGATTATAGAAGCAATGAAGATGATCATCGATGCCATTGGAGAGGATAAAAACAGGGAAGGACTTAAAGAGACTCCAGAGAGAATTGCAGATATGTTTGAAGAGATATTCAAAGGACTATACATAGACCCAAGAATCTTTCTAAAATCTCAGTTTGTGGAGGAAAAACATCAGGAAATGGTCATTTTAAGAAATATCTCTTTCTTTTCAATGTGTGAGCACCACTTCCTCCCCTTCTTTGGGAAAGCTCATGTAGGATACATACCGAATGGGAAGATTGTTGGAATTTCAAAGATTGCAAGGGTTGTGGACACTCTCGCAAGGAAACCACAACTTCAGGAGAGGCTCACAAGTGAAATTGCAGATATTATATTTGAGGAACTTGAACCACTTGGACTTGGCGTTGTTCTTGAGGCAGAACACATGTGTATGGTTATGAGAGGGATAAAGAAACCCGGTAGTTTAATAGTAACATCAGCAATAAGGGGTTCATTTAGAAAATACGCCTCAACAAGGAGTGAGTTTCTCTATCTTATCTCAAGGGGAAGGACAAATGGAGTATAGGATAAGGGAAATACATCTTGATGAAAATGAAGTGGAGAAGGAGCTTGAAAGGATAGAAGTTCATCCAGTTGGGGTATCTATTATGAAAAATAAGGGTAAGATAAGATTTCTTAAGATAGAAAATGTAGATGTAAGGGCAGCAAATATTCTAAAACAGGAGATGCTTTCCATTGGAGGAGAGGTTGCCTTATCCAGAGATGCCTTTTATCTTGGAAAGAATGAGTGCAGGGCAATTGTTATGGGAACAGTTCATCATTTCAACAAGCTTATTCCAAAACTCAAGCTCCAGCCTTTTGGCTTGAAGGATATTGCAGAGGAGATGGAGAAAATAGTACACAGAACTCCAATAAAAGCTACAAGGATAGGAGATACTCTCTTTGAGTGGGGGAAAAGAACCTATATAATGGGAATAATAAATCTAACTCCAGATTCCTTTTCAGGAGATGGATTGTATTCAAGAGAAAGATTTGTTGATAATGCTTTGGGTTATGCCTGTCTCCTCAGAGAATGGGGAGCAGATATAATTGACATAGGGGGAGAGTCAACAAGACCAGGGAGCAGGGAAGTTCCTTATGAGGAGGAGAGAAGGAGAGTTATGCCAGTTTTAAGGAAACTTGTGAAAGACATTGATTGTCCTATTTCAGTGGATACAAGTAAATGGGAAATAGCAAAGGAGGCACTTCATCTTGGAGCAAGTATGATAAATGATGTCTGGGGGTTAAAAAAAGACAAAGAGATGGCAAAGATTGTTGCAAAATACAATGTTCCAGTGGTAATAATGCATTCCATAGATGGAAAGGGTGGACCTCCACCAGAGGGATACTATAAGGATGTTGTAAGTGATGTGTACTTCTCTCTTAAAGAGAGGATTGAATTTGCCCTTGAGAATGGAATAAAACCGCATAATATAATAATAGATCCCGGCATTGGTTTTGGAAAAGGACTTAAGGAGAATATAAAGATACTTAAGAAACTCTCTGAATTTAAAACTCTTGGTTATCCCCTTCTTGTTGGTGTAAGTAGAAAGAGTTTCATAGGTGAGATTCTTAATCTCCCTCCAGAGGAGAGAGTTGAGGGAACAATAGGAGCAGTCATTACATCAATCGCAAAGGGAGTTGATATTGTGAGAGTGCATGATGTAAAAGAGATAAAGAGGGCAATCAGAGTTGCCGATAGGATACTAAGATGAAAGTGTTTCTAAAAGGTATGGAATTTTACTCCTATCACGGAGTTAATGAAGAGGAGAAGATCCTTGGACAGAGATTCAGGGTGGATGTGGAGTTTTATATAGATGAGGTAAAGGAAGATAATATTTATGATACGGTGAATTACTCCCATGTTTATAAACTGGTGAGAGAAATTGTGGAGGAAAAAAATTTTAACCTTATTGAATCCCTCGCAAGGGAAATTGGAAATAGAATCTTAGCAATAGAGAAAGTTAAGGAAGTGGTGGTGAGAGTTAGTAAAGTTTCTCCACCAATAAAAGGGATTCTAAAGGAAGCGGGGGTAGAATACAGGAAGAAGAAATGAGGATAGTATTTTTTGATTTTGAGACAACGGGCTTAAATCCAGATGTAGATAAGATTATTGAAGTTGGAGCAGTAAAGAGTGAAAATGGGAAGGTTCTCTCCTCATTTTCTGTGGTGATAAATCAAAGGATTCCCATCCCCAAAAAGATAACAAAGATAACTGGAATAACAGATGAGGAAATATTAAAGAATGGGAGGGAAGAGAGGGAGGTTATGAATGAATTTTTTGAGTTTATTGGTGATGATCCACTTGTAGGACACAATGCCATATACTTTGATATACCATTCATTGAAAAGTATCTTGGAGCAAGAATAAAAAACAGGGTTTCAGATACATTAATAATATCAAAGTTTCTCCTTCCAGGTTTAAGATCCCATAGTTTAAGGCGTGTGGCTTCAAACTTTGGAATCCCCTGGGATAAGAACCACAGAGCTCTTGAAGATGCTATAATAGCAATGAATCTCTGGGAGAAGTTAAAGGAGAGGGCTAAAACAATTGAGGGAGATTTTATTAAAAATTATATAGAGAAATTGTATAAAAATGATTTTAAAATTCTTGATGCCTTTTACCTATTTTTAGAGGATCTATGAAGAAACCACTCAGTATAAGAATAAGACCAAAAAGTTTTGATGAATTTGTGGGACATACCAAAAAGTTTTGATGAATTTGTGGGACATAAAGATGTGTTAACAAAGAGTTTCAAAGAGAAGATAAGGAGTGGGAATGTTTCTCATCTTATCCTATGGGGACCACCAGGAAGTGGAAAAACAACCCTTGCCCTTCTTATAGAAAAGGAGAGTGGTTTAGATTTAATAAGAGTTTCAGGAGCTGAAATTGGAATAAAGGAGATAAGGAAAATAATAGAGGAGGCAAAAAAGAAAAAGGAATTCTTTAAAAAAGAGACTATTCTCTTTATAGATGAGATACACAGACTAAACAGAAAGGAACAGGATTTCCTCCTCTCCTTTGTAGAAAACAGAGAATAAAGGACATAAGAAAAATAATAGAGGAAGCAAAGAAGAAAAAGGAATTCTTTAAAAAAGAGACTATTCTCTTTATAGATGAGATTCACAGATTAAACAGAAAAGAACAGGATTTCCTCCTCTCCTTTGTAGAAAACAGAGACATTATCCTTATTGGTGCAACCACTGAAAATCCATACTTTTACATAGTTCCACCTCTCCTATCAAGGTGCTTTCTCATAGAGCTTCCACCATATTCAGATGAGGAGATGAGAATTATACTTGAGAAGGGACTAAAGGAAACAGGGATAGAACTTGATGAAGAGGCAAAGAATTTCATTGTAGAACTATCCAAAGGAGATGCAAGATTCTTATTAAACATACTTGAGTCTTTGGAGGGAGATATAAAGAAATCTTTTACAAAGGAAGGGATAAAAAATTTTGTTCTATCAAAAAGAATAAAATTTGATAAAGTTGAAGAGCACTACAATCTGATCTCGGCTCTAATAAAAAGCATAAGGGGTTCAGACCCTGATGCTTCTTTGTATTACCTAATGAGATTGGTTGAGGGTGGAGAAGATTTAAATTTTATTACAAGGAGACTCATAATCCTTGCGTCAGAGGATATAGGTCTTTCTGATCCCTTCTCACTTGTTCTTACAACAAGTGGAGCAGAGGCGGTGGAGAGAGTCGGATTACCTGAAGCAAAACTTATTCTTTCAGAGATAGTTCTGTATCTTTCCAAGGCACCTAAAAGTAACAAAGTTCTAAAAGCAATGAAACTTGCATTGGAAGATGTAAAAAAATATGGGAATCTACCTGTGCCCCTTCATCTCAGGAATCCATCGGTAAAAGGTCTTAAAGAGATTGGATGGGGAAAAGGTTATATATATCCACATGATAATCCGGATAAGAAAATTCAGTATCTCCCAGAAAAACTAAAGGGAAGAAAATACTTAAAGTAACTCTTATTAAAATTCTAATCACATCTTTTAAATTTGAATTTAATGTAAATTTCCTTATAATTCATAAGAAATGGAGAGAGCCCTAAAGTGCATAAGATGTGGAAAGGAGTATTCTATATATGAGAAAAGGTACACCTGTGAGTGTGGTGGACTTCTTGATGTTTATATAAAAGAAGAGGGGGACCTATCATATTTAAAGGATGTTTGGGAGAAAAGAAAAGGAAGCAGGAAAAGGATAGATGAGAGTGGGGTATGGAGATACAGAGAGCTTGTTTTGGATTTAAAGGAGGAAGAGATAGTTACATTTCCAGAGGGGAGAACAAATCTATACAATGTCTCAGATAGAATAGAGGGGGTCTCAAATTTATTTATAAAACATGAAGGGGAAAACCCAACAGGCTCATTTAAGGATAGGGGAATGACTGTTGGTGTTTCCTTTGCAAAGAAACTTGGATATAGAATTGTTGCATGCGCCTCCACAGGAAACACCTCAGCATCCATGACAGCATACGCAAAAATGGGAGGACTTATCCCAATAGTCTTTCTTCCAAAAGGGAAAATTACTTTCGGCAAGCTCTCTCAAGCTCTCTCTTATGGAGCAAAGACAATTCAAATAGAGGGTGATTTTGATGATGCCATGAGAATTGTAAGGGAAATTTCCAAAAAGTATAGAATATATCTCCTAAACTCTTTAAACCCTGTAAGACTTGAAGGTCAAAAAACCATAATAATAGATGCTTTGTTTCAGATGAACTGGAAAATTCCTGACTGGATAATAGTTCCCGGAGGAAACCTCGGAAATACATCTGCCTTTGGTAAAGCTTTAATGGAACTTAAAAGATTTAAAGTGATAGATAAGATACCAAAGATTGGAGTTATTCAGGCAAAGGGTGCGAATCCCTTCTACCTCTCATTTAAAAACAACTGGAGGTTTAAACCAGTTAAGGCAGAAACCATAGCCACAGCAATAAGAATTGGAAATCCAGTGAATTTTGAAAAGGCTAAAAGAACCATAGAGTTTACAAAGGGATTTGTGGAGGAGGTGGAAGACGAGGAGATTATTAGGGCAAAGATAATCATTGATTCACTGGGAATTGGATGTGAACCAGCTTCAGCCTCCTCCCTTGCAGGATTCTTTAAAATGCTTAAGAAGGGAATTATAAAGAAAAATGAAACAGTGCTTCTTATCACAACAGGAAACATACTTAAAGACCCAGATACATCAACAAAGATACACATGGGGGAGATTGAAGGAATACCAGATGAACTTATAAATAAACCTATTGTAGTTGAAAATGATTTGGGAAGAATTCAAGAGATAATTGAGGAAATTCTGGAGGAATACTCATGATTGTAATGAAGTTTGGTGGAACATCTGTGGGGAGTGCAGAAAGGATAAGAAACTTAAAGGAAATAGTTGAAAGATTTGATGAGGAAAAGGTTATTGTTGTATCCGCCATGAGTGGAATTACAGACTCACTTATAAGAGCAGGGGAACTTTCTCAAAAAGGAGACAAGGACTACCTTAAGGAATATTTAAAGATAAGAGATAGACACCTCTCTGTTATGGAGGAACTCTTCCTGAAAACCATAAAAGATGTGGAGAAACTCCTTGAGGAACTCTTAAACATACTAAAGAGTATAGAGGTTCTTGGAGAGTTAACCCCAAGAGCTCTTGATACCATAGTTTCCTTTGGAGAAAGGATGAATGTAAGAATAATATCGGAGTATCTAAATAGGTCTGGAATTAAATCCACATATCTTGATGCCAACAAATTTTTAATAACAACAGATGACTTTGGACATGCCTCTCCTATATATGAAAAAATCAGGGAAAAGGCAAAACCCATATTTGAAAAGATATTTTCAGAAAAGATAACACCTGTGGTGACAGGATTTATTGGAGCAACAGAGGATGGGAGGATAACAACACTTGGAAGGGGTGGGAGTGATTTTACTGCAACAATACTTGGAAGGATTCTTGATGCAAGGGAAGTCTGGATATGGACAGATGTTGATGGAGTAATGACTGCTGATCCAAGAATTACTGAGGATGCAAAACCACTCCCATACATCTCATACATTGAGGCAGCAGAACTCTCATACTACGGAGCAAAGGTTCTTCATCCAAAGACCCTCTCCCCTGTTATGGAGAAAAACATACCTGTAAGGATAAAGAATACATTTAATCCTGATTTTTCAGGAACACTGATTGTTAAAAGGATAAGAAAGGATAAAAATATAATTAAATCTATAACATACATAAAAAATCTTTCACTTGTAAGCGTCAATGGAAAGGGCATGCTTGGTATTCCAGGGATTGCTGCAAGAGTTTTTAAATCTGCATGGAGGAGTAAAACAAACATACTTATGATATCCCAATCGTCATCAGAACAGAACATCTGTCTTGTGGTGAAGAAGGACGAGGCAGACAACTTCATAAAATTCCTCTTTAAGGAGTTTGAAAGGGAAATTGAAAGAAAGGAAATTGAAGGTGTATTAAAGGAGGATGGAATTGCTATAATATCAGTTGTAGGAGCAGGGATGAAGGGGACACCTGGAATTGCAGGAAAGGTTTTCTCCACCCTTGGAAGGCATGGGATAAATATAATTGCCATTGCACAGGGTTCATCTGAGTACAATATCTCCTTTGTGGTTAGAGAGAGTGAGGTTAGAGAGGCAGTTAAATCTCTTCATACAGAATTGGGCTTATCTTTGGATAAAGAGGGAATAAAGGTGGTGGAGATTGTGCAGTTTGGAGTTGGAAAAGTTGGAAAAAGCCTTATTAAATTAATCTTGTCAGAAAGAAAAAGAATTGAGAAGGAGGAGAGAATAAGAATTGTTTATAGAGGTCTTTTAAGAAGTAACTCCTATGTTTTGGGTGAAGAGACGGAGAAATACATAAAAGAGGAGAATTTCAACTTTCCCAAGAAAGGTAAACCAGATTTGTCAGAATTTATAAGGAAAAGAAACACTGTGTTTGTTGATGTTACCAATTCAGATGAAATCACTGATATACTCATAGATGCTTTAAAACATGGTGCAAATGCGGTTACATCAAATAAAAAGAATCTTGTAAAAAGCTTCAAAATATTTAAAAGCCTTACAGATTCCAAAGGGAAGTTCTACTTTGAAACCACCGTTGGGGCATCTCTTCCTGTAATAAAAACTCTACTAAACTTGATGGAGACTGGTGATAAGATAAAAAGGATTGTATCACTACCCAGTGGCTCCCTATCCTTCATATTCCATCATCTGAATAGAGGAAAGGATATTGTCGAGGCAATAGAACTTGCCATGAAACTGGGTTATACAGAACCAAATCCCATGGATGATTTAAAGGGAACAGATATCTTAAGAAAAACTTTGATCCTTGCAAGAATCATAGGAAAGAAGATTGAATTATCTCATGTAGATTTTGAGGAATTTGTTAAATCAAACTCCCTTGAAGATTTCAAAAAGGGAGAGATAAGAATCTTTAGAGATAGAATCAATAAGATGAGGGAGAGTGGTTTTGTCTATCCTGTATCAAGGATTGAAGGAAGAAAGGTTAAAGTCTCCCTTGAAGTCTTTGGTAAAAATTCAGAATTCTACAATCTAAAGCCGGGAGAGAATATATTTCTCATATATACCAAAAGATACAACAAAAATCCTGTTATAATTAAAGGCATAGGGGCAGGACCCTTAATTACAGCTTCAGGTGTGTTGTCAGATATTTTAAGAGTAGGGAGAGAGATATGATAAATGTATCGGTTCTTGGAGCCACAGGAGTGGTAGGTCAGAGGTTTGTTCAAATATTATCCAAACATCCGTGGTTTAAGATAAGCTCCATCTTTGCATCAGAGAAGAGAAGGGGAGAGAAGTATAAGGATACTGTAAGATGGATACTTGAAGGAGGAATTCCAGAGAGCGTTGCCCATCTTCCCCTTTTATCCTTAGAGAGGGATGAACCAGAGAAGATAGTATTTTCAGCTCTTCCATCATCCATTGCCTTTGATGTGGAGGAGAGACTATCAAAAAATGGACATTATGTATTCAGTAATGCAAGCAGCCACAGGTATGAGGATTTTGTTCCAATAGTTGTACCAGAGGTCAACCCAGATCATCTTGAAGCTATAAAGTATCAAAAAAGAAAGGGATTTATAGTTACAAATCCTAACTGCTCCACGGCAGGTCTCGTAATCCCACTAAAACCTATAATGGATAGATTTGGAATAGAGAGGATAACTGTTCTCACAATGCAAGCTCTATCAGGAGCTGGATTCCCTGGAGTTCCCTCTCTTTCTATTCTTGACAACATTATTCCCTACATAGAGAAGGAGGAGGAAAAGATAAAGGTGGAGAGTAAAAAGATTCTTGGGAAATTCAATGGAAGATTTATCCCTGGAAGTTTTAAAGTGCATGCAAGGTGTAATAGGGTTATGGTAAGGGATGGGCATATGGAAGTTGTATTTGTAAAAACAGAGAAAGATGTATCCCTCTCTGAATTTAAGGAGTCTTTTGTAGAATTTAAGGGACTACCTCAAAAACTTCGTCTTCCAACAGCACCTGAAAAACCAATAGTGGTAAGAGAAGAAATTGATAGACCACAACCTCTCTTTGATAGACTAAATGGAGATGGAATGAGTGTAACTGTGGGAAGGATAGAGAAGTTGGAGGAAGGTTTCTTTACATTTACACTCATCTCTCATAACACCATAAGAGGGGCGGCAGGAGGAAGTATTTTAAATTTAGAACTTGCATTAAAATTAAACCTTCTGGAGGGAGTGTATGTATAAGAGAGACAAATTAAATACAATATTTGAAGATTACATAGTTTTTAGAGAACTCAACCCCTTGAAAGAAGGACTGCCATCTTTTT is a genomic window of Caldisericia bacterium containing:
- the thrA gene encoding bifunctional aspartate kinase/homoserine dehydrogenase I encodes the protein MIVMKFGGTSVGSAERIRNLKEIVERFDEEKVIVVSAMSGITDSLIRAGELSQKGDKDYLKEYLKIRDRHLSVMEELFLKTIKDVEKLLEELLNILKSIEVLGELTPRALDTIVSFGERMNVRIISEYLNRSGIKSTYLDANKFLITTDDFGHASPIYEKIREKAKPIFEKIFSEKITPVVTGFIGATEDGRITTLGRGGSDFTATILGRILDAREVWIWTDVDGVMTADPRITEDAKPLPYISYIEAAELSYYGAKVLHPKTLSPVMEKNIPVRIKNTFNPDFSGTLIVKRIRKDKNIIKSITYIKNLSLVSVNGKGMLGIPGIAARVFKSAWRSKTNILMISQSSSEQNICLVVKKDEADNFIKFLFKEFEREIERKEIEGVLKEDGIAIISVVGAGMKGTPGIAGKVFSTLGRHGINIIAIAQGSSEYNISFVVRESEVREAVKSLHTELGLSLDKEGIKVVEIVQFGVGKVGKSLIKLILSERKRIEKEERIRIVYRGLLRSNSYVLGEETEKYIKEENFNFPKKGKPDLSEFIRKRNTVFVDVTNSDEITDILIDALKHGANAVTSNKKNLVKSFKIFKSLTDSKGKFYFETTVGASLPVIKTLLNLMETGDKIKRIVSLPSGSLSFIFHHLNRGKDIVEAIELAMKLGYTEPNPMDDLKGTDILRKTLILARIIGKKIELSHVDFEEFVKSNSLEDFKKGEIRIFRDRINKMRESGFVYPVSRIEGRKVKVSLEVFGKNSEFYNLKPGENIFLIYTKRYNKNPVIIKGIGAGPLITASGVLSDILRVGREI
- the asd gene encoding aspartate-semialdehyde dehydrogenase; its protein translation is MINVSVLGATGVVGQRFVQILSKHPWFKISSIFASEKRRGEKYKDTVRWILEGGIPESVAHLPLLSLERDEPEKIVFSALPSSIAFDVEERLSKNGHYVFSNASSHRYEDFVPIVVPEVNPDHLEAIKYQKRKGFIVTNPNCSTAGLVIPLKPIMDRFGIERITVLTMQALSGAGFPGVPSLSILDNIIPYIEKEEEKIKVESKKILGKFNGRFIPGSFKVHARCNRVMVRDGHMEVVFVKTEKDVSLSEFKESFVEFKGLPQKLRLPTAPEKPIVVREEIDRPQPLFDRLNGDGMSVTVGRIEKLEEGFFTFTLISHNTIRGAAGGSILNLELALKLNLLEGVYV